In Mycteria americana isolate JAX WOST 10 ecotype Jacksonville Zoo and Gardens chromosome 5, USCA_MyAme_1.0, whole genome shotgun sequence, one DNA window encodes the following:
- the PPP4R3A gene encoding serine/threonine-protein phosphatase 4 regulatory subunit 3A isoform X2: MDTLIVWSEAENYDLALSFQEKAGCDEIWEKICQVQGKDPSVDITQDLVDESEEERFDDMSSPGLELPSCELSRLEEIAELVASSLPSPLRREKLALALENEGYIKKLLEIFHVCEDLENIEGLHHLYEIIKGIFLLNRTALFEVMFSEECIMDVIGCLEYDPSLSQSRKHREFLTKTAKFKEVIPISDPELKQKIHQTYRVQYIQDMVLPTPSVFEENMLSTLHSFIFFNKVEIVGMLQEDEKFLTDLFAQLTDEATDEEKRQELVNFLKEFCAFSQTLQPQNRDAFFKTLSNMGILPALEVILGMDDAQVRSAATDIFSYLVEYNPSMVREFVMQEAQQNDDDILLINLIIEHMICDTDPELGGAVLLMGLLRTLVDPENMLATANKTEKTEFLGFFYKHCMHVLTAPLLANTTEDKPSKDDFQTAQLLALILELLTFCVEHHTYHIKNYIINKDILRRVLVLMASKHAFLALCALRFKRKIIGLKDEFYNRYIMKSFLFEPVVKAFLNNGSRYNLMNSAIIEMFEFIRVEDIKSLTAHVIENYWKALEDVDYVQTFKGLKLRFEQQRERQDNPKLDSMRSILRNHRYRRDARTLEDEEEMWFNTDEDDMEDGEAVVPPSDKTKNDEDIMDPISKFMERKKLKESEEKEVLLKTNLSGRQSPSFKLSFSSGTKSNLTSQSSASNLPGSPGSPGSPGSPGSPGSVSKSTSQMAAITTKGGLVGLVDYPDDDEEDDEDEDKEETLPLSKKAKLESS, encoded by the exons GATACCTTGATTGTGTGGTCTGAAGCTGAAAATTATGATTTGGCACTTAGCTTTCAAGAAAAAGCAGGATGTGATGaaatatgggaaaaaatatgTCAG GTTCAAGGCAAAGATCCTTCTGTCGATATTACTCAGGACCTTGTCGATGAATCTGAAGAAGAACGTTTTGATGATATGTCATCACCAGGTCTAGAATTGCCATCTTGTGAATTAAGTCGACTAGAAGAAATTGCAGAACTTGTGGCATCTTCACTGCCTTCACCATTACGTCGTGAAAAACTCGCACTAGCACTGGAAAATGAGGGCTATATTAAGAAGCTCTTAGAAATTTTTCATGTGTGCGAAGACTTGGAGAACATTGAAGGACTACACCACTTATATGAAATTATCAAGGGAATTTTCCTTTTGAACAGAACTGCACTTTTTGAAGTCATGTTTTCTGAGGAATGTATAATGGACGTAATTGGATGCCTAGAATATGATCCGTCTTTATCACAGTCACGGAAACACAGGGAATTTCTGACTAAAACGGCAAAATTTAAGGAGGTGATTCCTATATCTGATCCAGAgctgaagcaaaaaatacatCAGACATACAGAGTACAGTATATTCAAGATATGGTCCTACCCACTCCCTCAGTTTTTGAGGAAAATATGCTATCAacacttcattctttcatcttttttaataaagtggaAATAGTTGGTATGTTACAG GAGGATGAAAAATTTCTGACAGACTTGTTTGCACAACTAACAGATGAAGCCACAGATGAGGAGAAAAGACAGGAATTG gtaaATTTTCTGAAAGAGTTTTGTGCGTTCTCTCAAACACTGCAACCTCAAAACAgagatgcatttttcaaaaccttgTCAAATATGGGCATACTGCCAGCACTAGAAGTCATATTG GGTATGGATGATGCACAAGTACGAAGTGCAGCCACTGATATATTCTCATATTTGGTTGAATATAACCCATCCATGGTACGAGAGTTTGTTATGCAGGAAGCGCAGCAGAATGATGAT GATATCTTACTCATTAACCTCATTATAGAACACATGATTTGTGACACAGATCCAGAACTTGGAGGGGCAGTGCTACTCATGGGTTTGCTTCGTACTTTAGTTGATCCAGAAAATATGCTTGCCACTGCCAAT aaaacagaaaagacagagttCTTGGGTTTCTTCTACAAACATTGTATGCATGTTCTGACAGCCCCTTTATTGGCCAATACTACAGAGGACAAGCCTAGCAAAG atgATTTTCAGACAGCCCAACTCTTGGCATTAATACTGGAATTGCTAACTTTCTGCGTAGAACATCATACTTACCACATAAAGAACTACATCATTAACAAAGATATCCTGCGAAGGGTACTCGTTCTCATGGCCTCAAAGCACGCTTTCTTGGCATTGT GTGCTCTTCGTTTCAAGAGAAAGATAATTGGACTAAAGGATGAATTCTATAACCGTTACATaatgaaaagttttttgtttgaaCCTGTGGTCAAAGCATTTCTAAATAATGGTTCCCGTTACAATCTGATGAACTCTGCCATAATAGAGATGTTTGAATTTATCAGAGTG GAAGATATAAAATCGTTAACAGCTCACGTAATTGAAAATTACTGGAAGGCACTGGAAGATGTAGATTATGTGCAGACATTCAAAGGACTGAAACTACGATTTGagcaacaaagggaaagacaagATAATCCCAAACTTGACAG CATGCGCTCCATTTTGAGAAACCATAGATACAGAAGGGATGCAAGAACcctggaggatgaggaggaaatgTGGTTTAATACTGATGAAGATGATATGGAAGATGGAGAGGCAGTGGTGCCCCCTTCTGACAAAACTAAAAATGATGAAGATATTATGGACCCTATCAGTAAattcatggaaaggaaaaaat taaaAGAGAGTGAAGAAAAGGAAGTTCTTCTGAAAACTAACCTTTCAGGTCGTCAGAGCCCAAGTTTCaagctttccttttccagtggTACAAAATCTAACCTTACCAGCCAGTCATCTGCAAGTAATCTGCCTGGATCCCCAGGGTCTCCCGGATCCCCAGGGTCCCCTGGGTCTCCAGGATCAGTTTCTAAAAGCACATCTCAGATGGCAGCTATTACAACTAAG GGAGGCCTCGTTGGGCTTGTAGATTATCctgatgatgatgaagaggatgatgaagatgaagataAAGAGGAAACTTTACCTTTGTCAAAGAAAGCAAAGCTCGAGTCATCGTAA
- the PPP4R3A gene encoding serine/threonine-protein phosphatase 4 regulatory subunit 3A isoform X1 has protein sequence MTDTRRRVKVYTLNEDRQWDDRGTGHVSSCYVERLKGMSLLVRAESDGSLLLESKINPNTAYQKQQDTLIVWSEAENYDLALSFQEKAGCDEIWEKICQVQGKDPSVDITQDLVDESEEERFDDMSSPGLELPSCELSRLEEIAELVASSLPSPLRREKLALALENEGYIKKLLEIFHVCEDLENIEGLHHLYEIIKGIFLLNRTALFEVMFSEECIMDVIGCLEYDPSLSQSRKHREFLTKTAKFKEVIPISDPELKQKIHQTYRVQYIQDMVLPTPSVFEENMLSTLHSFIFFNKVEIVGMLQEDEKFLTDLFAQLTDEATDEEKRQELVNFLKEFCAFSQTLQPQNRDAFFKTLSNMGILPALEVILGMDDAQVRSAATDIFSYLVEYNPSMVREFVMQEAQQNDDDILLINLIIEHMICDTDPELGGAVLLMGLLRTLVDPENMLATANKTEKTEFLGFFYKHCMHVLTAPLLANTTEDKPSKDDFQTAQLLALILELLTFCVEHHTYHIKNYIINKDILRRVLVLMASKHAFLALCALRFKRKIIGLKDEFYNRYIMKSFLFEPVVKAFLNNGSRYNLMNSAIIEMFEFIRVEDIKSLTAHVIENYWKALEDVDYVQTFKGLKLRFEQQRERQDNPKLDSMRSILRNHRYRRDARTLEDEEEMWFNTDEDDMEDGEAVVPPSDKTKNDEDIMDPISKFMERKKLKESEEKEVLLKTNLSGRQSPSFKLSFSSGTKSNLTSQSSASNLPGSPGSPGSPGSPGSPGSVSKSTSQMAAITTKGGLVGLVDYPDDDEEDDEDEDKEETLPLSKKAKLESS, from the exons GATACCTTGATTGTGTGGTCTGAAGCTGAAAATTATGATTTGGCACTTAGCTTTCAAGAAAAAGCAGGATGTGATGaaatatgggaaaaaatatgTCAG GTTCAAGGCAAAGATCCTTCTGTCGATATTACTCAGGACCTTGTCGATGAATCTGAAGAAGAACGTTTTGATGATATGTCATCACCAGGTCTAGAATTGCCATCTTGTGAATTAAGTCGACTAGAAGAAATTGCAGAACTTGTGGCATCTTCACTGCCTTCACCATTACGTCGTGAAAAACTCGCACTAGCACTGGAAAATGAGGGCTATATTAAGAAGCTCTTAGAAATTTTTCATGTGTGCGAAGACTTGGAGAACATTGAAGGACTACACCACTTATATGAAATTATCAAGGGAATTTTCCTTTTGAACAGAACTGCACTTTTTGAAGTCATGTTTTCTGAGGAATGTATAATGGACGTAATTGGATGCCTAGAATATGATCCGTCTTTATCACAGTCACGGAAACACAGGGAATTTCTGACTAAAACGGCAAAATTTAAGGAGGTGATTCCTATATCTGATCCAGAgctgaagcaaaaaatacatCAGACATACAGAGTACAGTATATTCAAGATATGGTCCTACCCACTCCCTCAGTTTTTGAGGAAAATATGCTATCAacacttcattctttcatcttttttaataaagtggaAATAGTTGGTATGTTACAG GAGGATGAAAAATTTCTGACAGACTTGTTTGCACAACTAACAGATGAAGCCACAGATGAGGAGAAAAGACAGGAATTG gtaaATTTTCTGAAAGAGTTTTGTGCGTTCTCTCAAACACTGCAACCTCAAAACAgagatgcatttttcaaaaccttgTCAAATATGGGCATACTGCCAGCACTAGAAGTCATATTG GGTATGGATGATGCACAAGTACGAAGTGCAGCCACTGATATATTCTCATATTTGGTTGAATATAACCCATCCATGGTACGAGAGTTTGTTATGCAGGAAGCGCAGCAGAATGATGAT GATATCTTACTCATTAACCTCATTATAGAACACATGATTTGTGACACAGATCCAGAACTTGGAGGGGCAGTGCTACTCATGGGTTTGCTTCGTACTTTAGTTGATCCAGAAAATATGCTTGCCACTGCCAAT aaaacagaaaagacagagttCTTGGGTTTCTTCTACAAACATTGTATGCATGTTCTGACAGCCCCTTTATTGGCCAATACTACAGAGGACAAGCCTAGCAAAG atgATTTTCAGACAGCCCAACTCTTGGCATTAATACTGGAATTGCTAACTTTCTGCGTAGAACATCATACTTACCACATAAAGAACTACATCATTAACAAAGATATCCTGCGAAGGGTACTCGTTCTCATGGCCTCAAAGCACGCTTTCTTGGCATTGT GTGCTCTTCGTTTCAAGAGAAAGATAATTGGACTAAAGGATGAATTCTATAACCGTTACATaatgaaaagttttttgtttgaaCCTGTGGTCAAAGCATTTCTAAATAATGGTTCCCGTTACAATCTGATGAACTCTGCCATAATAGAGATGTTTGAATTTATCAGAGTG GAAGATATAAAATCGTTAACAGCTCACGTAATTGAAAATTACTGGAAGGCACTGGAAGATGTAGATTATGTGCAGACATTCAAAGGACTGAAACTACGATTTGagcaacaaagggaaagacaagATAATCCCAAACTTGACAG CATGCGCTCCATTTTGAGAAACCATAGATACAGAAGGGATGCAAGAACcctggaggatgaggaggaaatgTGGTTTAATACTGATGAAGATGATATGGAAGATGGAGAGGCAGTGGTGCCCCCTTCTGACAAAACTAAAAATGATGAAGATATTATGGACCCTATCAGTAAattcatggaaaggaaaaaat taaaAGAGAGTGAAGAAAAGGAAGTTCTTCTGAAAACTAACCTTTCAGGTCGTCAGAGCCCAAGTTTCaagctttccttttccagtggTACAAAATCTAACCTTACCAGCCAGTCATCTGCAAGTAATCTGCCTGGATCCCCAGGGTCTCCCGGATCCCCAGGGTCCCCTGGGTCTCCAGGATCAGTTTCTAAAAGCACATCTCAGATGGCAGCTATTACAACTAAG GGAGGCCTCGTTGGGCTTGTAGATTATCctgatgatgatgaagaggatgatgaagatgaagataAAGAGGAAACTTTACCTTTGTCAAAGAAAGCAAAGCTCGAGTCATCGTAA